Proteins from one Fundidesulfovibrio magnetotacticus genomic window:
- a CDS encoding chemotaxis protein CheB: MSKRRDQKIQTTSKENVVLADSHDTALVAKPKSSFPIVGIGASAGGLAAFEAFFSGMPADADPGMAFVLVQHLAPDHNSILTDLVRRYTRMQVFEVEDGMEVRPNCTYIIPPNHDMAFLNGTLQLLAPAAPRGQRLPIDFFFRSLAQDQHERAIGVVLSGTGSDGTQGVRAIKGEGGMVMAQNPESTEYDGMPRNAIATGLVDFELPPAEMPAQIISYVAHAFGKPPRPGAAPLHKAESAIKKIFVLLRVQTGHDFSMYKPSTIHRRIDRRMAVHQIETLNDYVKYLQHNPLEVEALFKDLLIGVTSFFRDPEAFKALEEHIIPKLFAGKQTGASIRIWSTGCSTGEEAYSLAILLQERLEMLKQSFNVQIFATDIDSMAIATARTGLYPASIAADISPERLGRFFVAESDGRMYRIHKGIRDMLVFSEHDLIRDPPFSKLDLISCRNLMIYMGGELQKRLIPIFHYALNPGGFIFLGTSETVGEFGDLFSTLERKLKLYQRKDDIHGARRTVPGYYLPFPSLEGKANQAVGKTPAAGKLPLRELTEQALLTHVPLVGVLVNAQGAILYLHGRTGMYLEPAPGEAGVNNILKMAREGLRRDLTTALHKASVTKAAVRCEGLRIKTNGHYTLANLVVSPVPTQLASAPEDTLFLVILEEIPGADTTGAPGAILEPVWVEGGTDANVDARITALKQELRAKEEYLQTTNEELETSNEELKSSNEEMQSINEELQSSNEELETSKEELQSVNEELATVNAELQTKVADLSQANNDMNNLLAGTGIATVFVDHQLRILRFTPAATQIINMILSDVGRPVRHIVSNLIGYDSLAADAQAVLDTLTPRAIEVETTEGKWYTMRIRPYRTLDNVIEGAVITFFDITETKQAQEMLKMANEQLRLAIVVRDAQDAILMIDLDGRIKAWNVSAQKLFGWSEAEALSMNIRDMLPPELRDQELDNLLKVVKNEAQAPYATKRKNKDGQFIDVWLTATAMLDNAGRIYAIATTERAGLVRGDP; the protein is encoded by the coding sequence ATGAGTAAGAGACGGGATCAGAAAATTCAAACTACAAGCAAAGAAAATGTCGTTCTCGCAGATTCGCATGATACTGCGTTGGTGGCCAAACCCAAGTCATCATTCCCGATAGTCGGCATCGGAGCCTCCGCCGGGGGGCTGGCAGCCTTCGAGGCGTTTTTTTCCGGCATGCCCGCAGACGCCGACCCCGGCATGGCCTTCGTCCTGGTGCAGCACCTGGCCCCGGACCACAACAGCATCCTCACGGACCTCGTCCGGCGTTACACACGCATGCAGGTCTTCGAGGTCGAGGACGGGATGGAGGTCAGGCCCAACTGCACCTACATCATCCCGCCCAATCACGACATGGCCTTCCTGAACGGAACGCTCCAGTTGCTGGCTCCCGCAGCCCCTCGCGGGCAGCGTCTGCCCATCGACTTCTTCTTCCGCTCCCTGGCCCAGGACCAGCACGAACGGGCCATCGGCGTGGTGCTCTCCGGCACGGGCAGCGACGGCACACAGGGGGTGCGCGCCATCAAGGGTGAGGGCGGAATGGTCATGGCCCAGAATCCGGAGTCCACGGAATACGACGGCATGCCGCGCAACGCCATCGCCACGGGCTTGGTGGATTTCGAACTGCCGCCAGCCGAGATGCCCGCCCAGATAATTTCCTATGTGGCCCATGCCTTCGGCAAGCCACCACGGCCCGGAGCCGCCCCGCTCCACAAGGCAGAGAGCGCGATCAAGAAGATCTTCGTTCTGTTGCGGGTCCAGACAGGCCACGACTTTTCCATGTACAAGCCAAGCACCATCCATCGCCGCATTGATCGGCGCATGGCTGTCCACCAGATTGAAACGCTGAACGATTACGTCAAATACCTCCAGCATAATCCACTTGAAGTGGAAGCGCTCTTCAAGGATCTGCTCATCGGAGTGACCAGTTTCTTCCGCGACCCGGAGGCCTTCAAGGCCCTTGAGGAGCACATCATCCCCAAGCTTTTCGCAGGCAAACAGACCGGGGCCAGCATCCGCATCTGGTCGACGGGATGCTCCACCGGGGAGGAAGCCTATTCCCTGGCCATCCTCCTGCAGGAGCGCCTGGAGATGCTGAAGCAGAGCTTCAACGTACAGATTTTCGCCACGGACATCGACAGCATGGCCATCGCCACGGCCCGCACCGGGCTGTATCCGGCCAGCATCGCCGCCGACATCTCGCCAGAGCGGCTTGGGCGCTTTTTCGTGGCCGAGTCCGACGGCAGAATGTACCGTATCCACAAAGGCATCCGGGACATGCTTGTGTTTTCCGAGCACGATCTGATCCGCGACCCGCCCTTCTCCAAGCTCGACCTCATCAGCTGCCGCAACCTCATGATCTACATGGGAGGGGAGCTGCAGAAGAGGCTCATCCCCATCTTCCATTACGCGCTGAACCCGGGTGGTTTCATCTTCCTGGGCACTTCGGAGACCGTGGGGGAATTCGGGGACTTGTTCTCCACGTTGGAGCGCAAGCTGAAGCTGTACCAGCGCAAGGACGACATCCACGGCGCTCGACGGACGGTTCCGGGCTACTATCTTCCGTTCCCGTCGTTGGAGGGCAAAGCCAATCAAGCTGTCGGCAAGACGCCCGCAGCAGGGAAGCTGCCGCTGCGCGAACTGACCGAACAGGCGCTCCTCACCCATGTCCCGCTGGTAGGCGTACTGGTGAACGCACAGGGAGCCATATTGTATCTTCACGGCCGCACAGGCATGTACCTGGAGCCTGCTCCAGGCGAAGCAGGCGTCAACAACATCCTGAAGATGGCCAGGGAAGGCTTGCGGCGCGACCTGACCACGGCCCTGCACAAAGCCTCGGTGACCAAGGCGGCCGTCCGCTGCGAGGGTCTGCGAATCAAAACCAACGGCCACTACACCTTGGCCAACCTCGTCGTCAGCCCGGTACCGACGCAGCTCGCCTCGGCCCCCGAGGACACCTTGTTCCTGGTCATCCTGGAGGAAATCCCAGGTGCGGACACCACAGGTGCGCCGGGAGCCATCCTGGAACCTGTCTGGGTTGAAGGCGGCACGGATGCGAACGTCGATGCGCGCATTACGGCACTCAAGCAGGAACTCCGGGCCAAGGAGGAGTATCTCCAGACCACCAATGAGGAGCTGGAGACATCCAACGAGGAGCTCAAGTCCTCCAACGAAGAGATGCAGTCCATCAACGAGGAGCTGCAATCATCCAACGAGGAGCTGGAGACATCCAAAGAAGAGCTGCAATCAGTCAACGAGGAGCTCGCAACGGTCAACGCGGAATTGCAGACAAAAGTTGCGGATCTGTCGCAGGCCAACAATGACATGAACAACCTGCTGGCAGGCACGGGCATCGCCACCGTCTTCGTGGATCATCAGTTGCGCATCCTCCGGTTCACCCCTGCGGCCACCCAGATCATAAACATGATCCTCTCGGACGTGGGGCGGCCCGTGCGCCACATCGTGTCCAACCTGATCGGCTACGACAGCCTGGCCGCAGACGCTCAGGCGGTTCTGGACACCCTGACCCCGAGAGCGATCGAAGTGGAGACGACGGAAGGCAAGTGGTACACCATGCGCATCCGTCCCTATCGCACTCTGGACAACGTGATCGAGGGGGCGGTGATCACTTTTTTCGACATCACTGAAACGAAACAGGCGCAGGAGATGCTGAAAATGGCCAACGAGCAGCTCCGGCTGGCCATCGTTGTCCGCGATGCCCAGGACGCCATCCTCATGATCGACTTGGACGGGCGCATCAAGGCCTGGAATGTTTCGGCGCAGAAGCTCTTCGGCTGGAGCGAGGCCGAGGCACTTTCCATGAACATCCGTGACATGCTCCCCCCCGAGTTGCGCGACCAGGAGTTGGACAATCTCCTGAAGGTAGTCAAGAACGAAGCCCAGGCTCCCTACGCCACCAAACGAAAGAACAAGGACGGACAGTTTATCGACGTATGGCTGACCGCTACGGCAATGCTCGACAATGCCGGGCGAATCTACGCCATTGCGACCACCGAGCGGGCCGGCCTTGTACGAGGTGACCCATGA
- a CDS encoding PAS domain-containing sensor histidine kinase translates to MNASLRQRAEELARAGKAPRGPKLSPEEMQEKLHELLVHQIELEMQNEALRQSQEDLEAVRARYFDLYDMAPIGYVTLNEQGLILEANTTVASMLGVHRSLLVNQPISRFIFKEDQDHYYRHRKHLVASGEPHSCTQRGCELRLVNQEGISFWAQIETKSAQEADGEFVHLTMVSDISARKQAEQETVKAQEYLANILNSMPSAMIGIDLQCVVTHWNRAAEEATGTPARLALGRPLEDAFPRLLPQMDTIRAALRDRTPQNTKREVFIRNGVRSYQDVMIYPLVTEDIVGAVVRVDDVTRRVQIDEMMVQSEKMMSVGGLAAGMAHEINNPLSGILQSAQVVISHLQPDVPANRIAAEASGCSMDSIQAYLNKRQIPEFMEAINQSGARAAQIVSNMLEFCRKGDVPQQAADINALLDKAVELSRFDYDLKKKYDFKTITIVREYAQDLPEVYCTCAEIEQVALNLLKNAAQALVNQDAITSKPTITLRTALDGGLLRIEVEDNGIGMTDAVRKRAFEPFFTTKGVGEGTGLGLAVSYFIIVTKHGGSFDVQSQPGIGTRFIMRIPFSPDQTDAWTAAAETHAES, encoded by the coding sequence ATGAACGCCTCACTGCGCCAACGAGCCGAAGAGCTTGCCCGGGCGGGCAAAGCCCCGAGGGGACCGAAGCTGTCTCCCGAAGAGATGCAGGAGAAGCTCCATGAGCTTCTCGTGCATCAGATAGAACTTGAAATGCAGAACGAAGCGTTGCGCCAGTCCCAGGAAGACCTGGAAGCCGTGCGCGCCCGCTATTTCGACCTCTACGACATGGCCCCCATCGGCTATGTCACGCTCAACGAACAGGGCCTGATCCTCGAAGCCAACACCACCGTCGCCTCCATGCTGGGGGTGCACCGCAGCCTGCTTGTCAACCAGCCGATCAGCCGGTTCATCTTCAAAGAAGACCAGGATCATTATTACAGGCACCGCAAGCATCTCGTCGCATCAGGCGAGCCGCACTCGTGCACCCAGCGCGGATGCGAACTGCGGCTGGTGAACCAGGAAGGGATTTCATTCTGGGCGCAGATCGAAACGAAATCCGCCCAGGAGGCAGACGGGGAATTCGTGCACCTTACCATGGTGAGCGACATCTCCGCGCGCAAACAGGCGGAGCAGGAGACGGTCAAGGCGCAGGAATACCTCGCCAACATCCTGAATTCCATGCCATCAGCCATGATCGGGATCGATCTCCAGTGCGTGGTGACGCACTGGAACAGGGCTGCGGAAGAAGCAACCGGCACACCCGCACGGTTGGCCCTTGGCCGCCCTCTGGAGGACGCGTTCCCCAGGCTGCTCCCCCAGATGGACACCATCAGGGCCGCATTGCGGGACAGGACCCCCCAGAACACGAAACGCGAGGTGTTCATCCGCAACGGCGTCAGGAGTTACCAGGACGTGATGATCTACCCCCTGGTCACTGAGGACATTGTGGGGGCGGTGGTCCGAGTGGACGACGTAACCCGGCGGGTTCAAATCGATGAGATGATGGTGCAGTCCGAGAAGATGATGTCCGTGGGCGGCCTCGCCGCAGGCATGGCCCATGAGATCAACAACCCCCTGAGCGGCATTCTCCAGAGCGCGCAGGTGGTTATCTCCCACCTCCAGCCGGATGTCCCGGCCAACAGGATCGCTGCCGAAGCGAGCGGATGCTCCATGGACAGCATCCAGGCCTACTTGAATAAACGACAGATTCCCGAGTTCATGGAGGCCATCAACCAGTCTGGCGCGAGAGCCGCCCAGATCGTCTCCAACATGCTGGAGTTCTGCCGCAAGGGCGACGTACCGCAGCAGGCTGCGGACATAAACGCCTTGCTGGACAAGGCCGTGGAGTTGTCACGCTTCGACTATGACCTGAAGAAAAAATACGACTTCAAAACCATCACCATCGTTCGCGAATACGCTCAGGACCTCCCGGAGGTGTACTGCACCTGCGCCGAGATAGAGCAAGTCGCCCTGAACCTGCTCAAGAACGCGGCTCAGGCCCTCGTGAATCAGGACGCGATCACGAGCAAGCCGACCATCACGCTGCGGACCGCCCTCGACGGCGGCCTCCTGCGCATCGAGGTAGAAGACAACGGCATCGGCATGACCGACGCCGTGCGCAAAAGGGCCTTCGAGCCCTTCTTCACCACCAAGGGTGTCGGGGAAGGCACCGGACTGGGGCTCGCGGTTTCGTATTTCATCATCGTCACCAAGCACGGCGGCAGCTTCGATGTGCAGTCGCAACCCGGAATTGGAACACGCTTCATCATGCGCATCCCGTTTTCGCCGGATCAGACGGATGCCTGGACGGCGGCGGCAGAAACGCATGCAGAATCATAA
- a CDS encoding 3',5'-cyclic-nucleotide phosphodiesterase: MKLCVLGCSGSDLPGHHLTSFLVDGRILLDAGSVTSSLSLDEQAAITDIFVSHAHLDHIKDILFLADNLIEFFGHHTRPPVNIRGLPEVLDAIATHLLNDTIWPDFTVIPANSPVLTYQPMPAASHVSVGGLTIANHPVNHAKHASGFVLWGPGEKEILAYTGDTGPCDAWWHWLSNFHRPVRNVITEASFPNHLEELANISKHLTPRLLRRELEKLPYKPRVYIYHMKSPFSEQIQAELLESLDGFSYHLMREEETFEF; this comes from the coding sequence ATGAAGCTGTGCGTGCTCGGCTGCTCAGGCTCGGACCTGCCAGGACACCACCTCACGTCCTTTCTCGTCGACGGACGCATCCTTCTGGACGCGGGCTCCGTCACCTCCAGCCTGTCCCTGGACGAACAGGCCGCCATCACCGACATCTTCGTCAGCCACGCCCATCTGGACCACATCAAGGACATCCTCTTCCTGGCCGACAACCTCATCGAATTCTTCGGCCACCACACAAGGCCGCCCGTGAACATCCGGGGGCTCCCCGAGGTGCTCGACGCCATCGCCACGCACCTGCTCAACGACACCATCTGGCCGGACTTCACCGTCATCCCGGCCAACTCCCCGGTGCTCACCTACCAGCCCATGCCCGCGGCCTCCCACGTGAGCGTGGGCGGGCTCACCATCGCCAACCACCCCGTGAACCACGCCAAGCACGCCAGCGGCTTCGTGCTCTGGGGGCCGGGCGAGAAGGAAATCCTGGCCTACACCGGCGACACCGGACCCTGCGACGCCTGGTGGCACTGGCTCTCCAACTTCCACCGCCCCGTGCGCAACGTCATCACCGAGGCCAGCTTCCCCAACCACCTGGAAGAGCTGGCCAACATCTCCAAGCACCTCACCCCGAGGCTCCTGCGCCGCGAGTTGGAAAAGCTTCCCTACAAGCCAAGGGTCTACATCTACCACATGAAGTCCCCCTTCTCGGAGCAGATCCAGGCCGAACTGCTCGAATCCCTGGACGGCTTCTCCTACCACCTCATGCGCGAGGAAGAGACCTTCGAATTCTAG
- the selA gene encoding L-seryl-tRNA(Sec) selenium transferase, whose amino-acid sequence MSALYRLLPSMDRVLAHLEALPEPLDAPRALVREAVQAFLDATREEIRQGLIEREDALAWETLSRRIECFARSFVRPRFRRVLNATGVVVHTNLGRSVLADAATGAVALACRHYSNLEFDLSTGGRGSRHSLVEGLLTRLTGAESAMVVNNNAAAVLLVLESLCKGREVVVSRGQLVEIGGSFRVPEVMAKSGAVLREVGATNRTHLRDYEAAITPETAALLRVHTSNFRIIGFTKEVSLEELAALGARHGLPVIEDLGSGTLDDFGSAGLHGEPTVAQVVAAGADVVTFSGDKVLGGPQAGIIVGRKRYLDVLRRNQLGRALRIDKMTLAALEATLRLYLDPERARREIPTLAMIRATPQELKAKAQALARAVRRRAGGHFEACVRPGASRVGGGAFPERDLPTFLVCLSPKNPGLAPDTLRAALLDTDPPLTGRVEDGAFCMDPRTLRPDEFDLAARALALAAVQASL is encoded by the coding sequence GTGAGCGCACTCTACCGTCTTCTGCCCTCCATGGACCGGGTGCTCGCGCACCTGGAGGCCCTGCCCGAGCCCCTCGACGCCCCCCGCGCCCTGGTGCGCGAGGCCGTCCAGGCCTTCCTGGACGCCACGCGCGAGGAAATCCGCCAGGGCCTGATCGAACGCGAGGACGCCCTCGCCTGGGAGACGCTCTCCCGGCGCATCGAGTGCTTCGCGCGCTCTTTCGTGCGCCCGCGCTTCCGCCGGGTGCTCAACGCCACGGGCGTGGTGGTGCACACCAACCTGGGGCGTTCCGTGCTGGCCGACGCCGCCACCGGGGCCGTGGCCCTGGCCTGCCGCCACTACTCCAACCTGGAGTTCGACCTCTCCACCGGCGGGCGCGGCAGCCGCCACAGCCTGGTGGAAGGCCTGCTCACGCGGCTCACCGGAGCCGAGTCGGCCATGGTGGTGAACAACAACGCCGCCGCCGTGCTCCTGGTGCTGGAGAGCCTCTGCAAGGGCCGGGAGGTGGTGGTTTCGCGCGGGCAGCTGGTGGAGATCGGGGGCTCGTTCCGTGTGCCGGAGGTCATGGCCAAGTCCGGAGCCGTGCTGCGCGAGGTGGGGGCCACCAACCGCACCCACCTGCGCGACTACGAAGCCGCCATCACGCCGGAGACCGCGGCGCTCCTGCGCGTGCACACCTCCAATTTCCGCATCATCGGCTTCACCAAGGAGGTCTCCCTGGAGGAGCTGGCCGCCCTGGGCGCGCGCCACGGCCTGCCCGTCATCGAGGACCTGGGCAGCGGCACCCTGGACGACTTCGGATCGGCGGGCCTGCACGGCGAGCCCACCGTGGCCCAGGTGGTGGCCGCCGGTGCCGACGTGGTCACCTTCTCGGGCGACAAGGTGCTCGGCGGCCCCCAGGCCGGGATCATCGTGGGCCGCAAGCGGTATCTGGACGTGCTGCGCCGCAACCAGCTTGGCCGGGCGCTGCGCATCGACAAGATGACCCTGGCCGCCCTGGAGGCCACCCTGCGCCTCTACCTGGACCCCGAACGCGCCCGCCGCGAAATACCCACCCTGGCCATGATCCGCGCCACGCCCCAGGAGCTCAAGGCCAAGGCCCAGGCCCTGGCCCGGGCCGTGCGCCGCCGCGCCGGGGGGCACTTCGAGGCCTGCGTGCGCCCCGGGGCCTCGCGCGTGGGCGGCGGGGCCTTCCCGGAGCGCGACTTGCCTACTTTTCTGGTCTGCTTATCTCCCAAGAACCCGGGCCTCGCCCCGGACACCCTGCGCGCCGCGCTCCTCGACACCGACCCGCCCCTGACGGGCCGCGTGGAGGACGGCGCCTTTTGCATGGACCCGCGCACCCTGCGCCCCGACGAATTCGACCTGGCGGCCCGCGCCCTGGCCCTGGCCGCCGTGCAAGCATCTCTTTAA
- a CDS encoding PAS domain-containing sensor histidine kinase, whose translation MTDNLRKRAEMQLNTRKIKTDEAMTPEEMLQMMHELRVHQIELEMQNEELRRTQMELETLRAKYFDLYDLAPIGYVTLSGKGMLLETNVTFATMLGVPRGTLANQPLSRFIHKEDQDIYYKHHKLLASTGMPQGCELRMMKADATHFWAKIDAVPATEEGKATVYRTVISDISARKHAEQLQADIEGIIQHDLRSPACNAVNVAMLLLEGDGLNDQQRQLLLLLNNAGLQMLDTLDRSLDMHRIETGQYKANPKTFNCLPVILEIIQNLRNMKQHRNTSMQVLLNGAPPPENVRFACFGQEELLRASLFNLMKNAVEASPKGSMVTVNLASDKDRHIEIRNQGVVPASIRDRFFDKYSTAGKPYGTGLGTYSAKMMIEAQGGTLTMRTSEESGETVLTIHLPSCASSAGIQ comes from the coding sequence ATGACAGACAACCTGCGCAAGCGTGCGGAGATGCAGCTTAACACACGCAAAATTAAAACCGACGAGGCGATGACTCCAGAGGAAATGCTCCAGATGATGCACGAATTGCGCGTGCACCAGATCGAACTGGAGATGCAGAACGAGGAACTTCGGCGGACGCAGATGGAACTTGAAACCCTGCGCGCTAAATATTTCGATCTCTACGATCTGGCGCCCATCGGATACGTGACGCTAAGCGGCAAAGGGATGCTCCTTGAAACCAACGTCACCTTCGCGACCATGCTGGGCGTGCCGCGGGGAACGCTCGCCAACCAGCCCCTCAGCCGGTTCATCCACAAAGAGGACCAGGACATCTACTACAAGCACCACAAGCTGCTCGCCTCCACCGGCATGCCCCAGGGATGCGAACTGCGCATGATGAAGGCGGATGCGACGCACTTCTGGGCAAAGATAGATGCCGTCCCGGCCACCGAGGAAGGCAAAGCCACGGTGTACCGTACCGTCATAAGCGACATCTCCGCCCGCAAACATGCCGAACAGCTCCAGGCGGACATCGAGGGCATCATCCAGCACGACCTGCGCTCGCCCGCGTGCAACGCCGTGAACGTCGCCATGCTGTTGCTTGAGGGTGACGGGTTGAACGACCAGCAACGCCAGCTTCTGTTACTGCTGAACAACGCTGGCCTACAGATGCTGGACACACTGGACCGTTCGCTGGACATGCACAGGATCGAAACAGGACAGTACAAGGCCAATCCGAAGACCTTCAATTGCCTCCCTGTGATTCTTGAGATTATCCAGAACCTGCGCAACATGAAGCAGCACCGGAACACCTCCATGCAGGTGCTTCTGAACGGCGCTCCGCCTCCTGAGAATGTGCGATTCGCATGCTTCGGACAGGAGGAACTCTTACGCGCCTCCCTGTTCAACCTTATGAAAAATGCGGTGGAGGCTTCTCCCAAGGGGAGCATGGTGACCGTGAACCTGGCATCGGACAAGGACCGCCACATCGAGATACGCAATCAGGGCGTGGTTCCCGCGTCCATACGGGATCGGTTCTTCGACAAGTACAGCACGGCGGGCAAGCCCTACGGGACGGGGCTCGGCACCTACTCGGCGAAAATGATGATCGAGGCGCAGGGCGGCACGCTCACAATGCGCACTTCGGAGGAATCAGGCGAGACGGTCCTCACGATCCATCTCCCCTCGTGCGCGAGCTCCGCAGGCATCCAATAA
- a CDS encoding sigma-54-dependent transcriptional regulator, with the protein MARILIVDDDEITRMVLSDIIGAEGHTVYAEPSLARGVKIAESIPIDLVFLDVFLPDGNGLEYLVRFTQLPSNPLVIIITNAGNPNGAELAIRNGAWDYVEKPFSPKDLQLSIRQAVAFREKKGDTLPVKRSRIVGSSPQLLQCIQEMSRAARSNVRVLFYGETGVGKDLFVRALHENCSVSNGPFVIVDCASLQPTIAGSELFGHKKGSFTSAVSANQGLIQQAHGGTLFLDEISELDLETQKLLLRVLETHRYRPLGEHHEVHSDFRFVCASNRDLEAMVGPVLRSGDGAVQLQHGNRRIYRPPPAQLPGHILCRTEEARIGPGIEGPVQRHRRWLVLCRGRADRREGMGVQRQRVLTV; encoded by the coding sequence ATGGCCAGGATTCTTATCGTTGACGATGACGAGATTACCCGCATGGTGCTTTCAGACATCATTGGCGCGGAAGGACACACGGTGTACGCCGAGCCCTCCCTGGCCCGGGGAGTCAAGATAGCCGAATCAATCCCCATCGACCTCGTATTTCTGGACGTCTTCCTCCCCGACGGCAACGGCCTGGAGTATCTTGTACGGTTCACGCAACTGCCCTCAAACCCCTTGGTGATCATCATCACCAACGCGGGCAATCCCAACGGAGCGGAACTGGCCATTCGCAACGGAGCCTGGGACTACGTCGAGAAGCCGTTCTCACCAAAGGATCTTCAGCTCTCCATCCGCCAAGCCGTGGCGTTCCGCGAGAAAAAGGGCGACACCCTGCCCGTAAAGCGCAGCCGGATTGTGGGGTCGAGCCCCCAACTGCTGCAATGCATCCAGGAGATGTCCAGGGCGGCTCGAAGCAACGTGCGCGTGCTGTTCTACGGAGAAACGGGCGTCGGCAAGGACCTCTTCGTCAGGGCTTTGCACGAGAACTGTTCCGTATCGAACGGACCGTTCGTGATCGTGGACTGCGCGTCTCTCCAGCCCACCATCGCCGGAAGCGAACTCTTCGGGCACAAGAAGGGGTCGTTCACCAGCGCGGTGTCCGCAAACCAGGGACTTATCCAGCAGGCGCACGGCGGCACCCTCTTCCTGGATGAGATAAGCGAACTCGACCTCGAAACGCAGAAACTCCTGCTGCGCGTCCTGGAAACCCACAGGTATCGCCCCCTCGGCGAACACCACGAGGTGCACAGCGATTTCCGCTTCGTGTGCGCCAGCAACAGGGACCTTGAGGCCATGGTCGGGCCTGTACTTCGTTCCGGCGATGGCGCGGTCCAACTCCAGCACGGTAACCGCCGGATTTACCGGCCTCCCCCTGCGCAATTGCCAGGGCACATACTGTGCCGAACTGAAGAAGCTCGCATTGGGCCAGGAATTGAGGGTCCTGTTCAACGACACAGGCGGTGGCTGGTCCTATGTCGAGGTCGTGCAGACCGGAGAGAAGGGATGGGTGTGCAACGCCAACGTGTTTTAACCGTGTAG
- a CDS encoding bifunctional folylpolyglutamate synthase/dihydrofolate synthase produces MDMGLHRVRAALDALGLLNPPCAAAKVLGTNGKGSTSTFLAASLTASGARTGLYTSPHFLSPRERILVDAAPLPDQAWIDAAHAVLEVSADRGDAFRLTYFELLTVMAAWLFREAGCRAAVFEAGLGGAHDATTALPAHLSVYTPIGMDHAAVLGPSVESIASDKAGAMRPGVPVVCGIQPPEALAVLASAAARAGAPFHHAAHVAALHGASWPSRPAMPGPHQQDNWLLALAARQLLAEAAPGLVPVADPEALEQAARQAFIPGRFQRVPAEPPLPALILDGAHNAPGLECLARALAYAGVVPSAMVFSCLADKDLETMLPLARALTPGAILVPGFEACGRAPDPEALARVLGPRARPVRDAAQALELLHGQEGTVLVCGSLYLLAEVFRCQPAWMAAPHCLRP; encoded by the coding sequence ATGGACATGGGCCTGCACCGCGTACGCGCCGCCCTGGACGCGCTGGGACTGCTCAACCCGCCCTGCGCCGCCGCCAAGGTGCTGGGCACCAACGGCAAGGGCTCCACCTCCACCTTCCTGGCCGCGAGCCTCACGGCCTCGGGCGCACGCACGGGGCTCTACACCTCGCCCCACTTCCTCTCGCCCCGCGAGCGCATCCTGGTCGACGCCGCCCCCCTGCCGGACCAGGCCTGGATCGACGCCGCCCACGCCGTGCTGGAGGTCTCCGCCGACAGGGGCGACGCCTTCCGGCTCACCTACTTCGAACTGCTCACGGTGATGGCCGCCTGGCTCTTCCGCGAGGCCGGGTGCCGCGCCGCCGTCTTCGAGGCGGGCCTGGGGGGCGCCCACGACGCCACCACCGCCCTCCCCGCGCACCTGAGCGTCTACACCCCCATTGGCATGGATCACGCCGCCGTGCTGGGCCCCTCCGTGGAGTCCATCGCCTCGGACAAGGCCGGGGCCATGCGCCCGGGAGTCCCCGTGGTCTGCGGCATCCAGCCCCCCGAGGCCCTGGCCGTGCTCGCCTCGGCCGCCGCCCGCGCGGGCGCGCCGTTCCACCACGCGGCCCATGTCGCCGCCCTTCACGGCGCGAGCTGGCCCTCGCGACCGGCCATGCCCGGCCCCCACCAGCAGGACAACTGGCTCCTCGCCCTGGCCGCCCGGCAACTCCTGGCCGAGGCCGCGCCGGGTCTGGTCCCCGTTGCCGACCCCGAGGCACTGGAGCAGGCCGCGCGCCAGGCCTTCATCCCCGGACGCTTCCAGCGCGTCCCGGCCGAGCCGCCCCTGCCCGCGCTCATCCTGGACGGCGCGCACAACGCCCCGGGCCTGGAGTGCCTGGCCCGCGCCCTGGCCTACGCGGGCGTGGTCCCCTCCGCCATGGTCTTCTCCTGCCTGGCCGACAAGGACCTGGAGACCATGCTCCCCCTGGCCCGGGCGCTCACGCCCGGGGCGATCCTCGTGCCCGGTTTCGAGGCCTGCGGACGCGCCCCGGACCCGGAAGCCCTGGCCCGCGTCCTGGGACCGCGCGCCCGCCCCGTGCGCGACGCCGCCCAGGCCCTGGAGCTGCTGCACGGCCAGGAGGGGACCGTGCTCGTGTGCGGCTCGCTCTACCTGCTGGCCGAGGTCTTCCGCTGCCAACCCGCGTGGATGGCCGCTCCGCATTGCCTTCGGCCGTGA